The Fusarium graminearum PH-1 chromosome 2, whole genome shotgun sequence genome includes a region encoding these proteins:
- a CDS encoding leucine carboxyl methyltransferase 2, whose amino-acid sequence MTKEKPSSTRVAKTQALDDLIMGTNSSSIVSKRSVERLYYPNELHFFRYFVNKFQRRAPLINRGYWLRLRAIDSRVEERWSLISGQEDVDYPDLMRKKRAIVLGTPQLSELLGEDPYVSEKETDHLLLRSDKYCQVGCDLRELETLRKCLESFLPLFECSVLFVAEVSVTYMDTISADALIQWASYIGQAEFCLLEQILPHGPDHPFASTMLKHFNKLNTSLKSVHQYPTVNSQRSRFEKRGWNSVDVWDLWEAWNSEVFLNSSERAALDDVEPFDEWEEFILFARHYIVLHATSYHRGGKGAGQQMLASPPGKHVKANMVATKSLGAPKRRFGSPLVASSPEGGQYLVHTLGMGINARLDSCDIYSIQESSTSLEMAPVGPSARICHTTTDLGQGDLLLVGGRASPSKAFSDCWVLKKSSNSWEKTFDLPVPLFRHSTVNLPGSSLALVLGGKTGPSEISSDYFIFHPVRGWLKCAVSGVSPNSTFGAFAIASTSLGSKNGHFEGLLAGGIDGEGKINNQAYFWTVDVTTHEPIIHFESVQNYDQHSWALSVFGAQTANIESLSFVCGGVGQDPSSQGQSMACLTVKGKSLAVHLVDLGEKAGQLPFMVGSATVSSGSQLVIVGGGATCFSMGTFWDTGVYKIDLEGVVSEMIPGRTIHNKPVVVGYQNSPKLTQPTTDGVYPGPQSNAFITAIPKIKLQSKSDFEKLVQNRKPVIIEGLDLGGCVEKWNSEYVIQSVGETKEVVVHECQTSTGKMDFNSKNFRYVTESFSSFMTKAARGEALYLRALSEEKPTEAPANLAEDFPGLADDFRLPEELGSVKDRMFSSVLRISGRANMWLHYDVMANVYTQIQGSKRMVLFPPTDVSHLAFAPGASSSSLDIFSALDTHQLASTNPHEAFLNPGDLLFIPAMWFHTASPVTDLSVAVNVFFRDLESGYSTGRDVYGNRDLAAYEKGRQDISRITKSFDRLPSEIRQFYLRRLADELLHE is encoded by the exons ATGACCAAAGAAAAGCCCTCGTCTACACGAGTGGCCAAGACGCAGGCTCTCGATGACCTGATCATGGGG ACaaacagcagcagcattgtGTCCAAGAGAAGTGTTGAACGGCTCTATTACCCGAATGAGCTGCACTTCTTTCGatactttgtcaacaagttCCAACGGAGAGCTCCTCTCATAAATCGTGGATACTGGCTGAGACTCAGAGCCATTGAT AGCCGGGTCGAAGAAAGGTGGTCATTAATCTCGGGGCAGGAAG ATGTTGACTACCCGGATCTCATGCGAAAGAAGCGAGCAATCGTCCTAGGCACCCCGCAGCTCAGCGAGTTGTTGGGCGAAGATCCTTACGTCAGTGAAAAAGAGACAgatcatctccttcttcgCAGTGACAAATACTGCCAGGTGGGATGTGATCTTAGGGAATTGGAGACCCTGCGAAAATGTCTCGAGTCGTTTCTACCCCTATTCGAATGTTCAGTCTTGTTTGTTGCCGAAGTCTCGGTCACTTATATGGACACGATATCGGCAGACGCTCTTATCCAATGGGCAAGCTATATAGGACAGG CTGAATTCTGCCTTTTGGAGCAAATCCTACCTCATGGACCGGATCATCCCTTTGCCAGCACCATGTTGAAGCATTTTAACAAACTCAACACATCCCTCAAATCTGTACACCAGTATCCAACCGTTAATAGTCAGCGCAGTCGCTTTGAGAAGCGAGGCTGGAACAGTGTTGATGTCTGGGATCTGTGGGAGGCTTGGAACAGCGAGGTGTTTCTCAATTCGTCCGAAAGAGCTGCTCTGGACGATGTGGAGCCCTTTGATGAATGGGAAGAATTTATTCTTTTCGCGAGGCACTACATCGTTCTACATGCTACATCTTATCATAGGGGCGGGAAGGGTGCTGGGCAACAGATGCTGGCCTCTCCGCCTGGCAAGCATGTCAAAGCAAACATGGTCGCGACAAAATCTTTGGGCGCACCCAAGCGTCGATTCGGGTCACCATTGGTAGCATCCAGTCCAGAAGGAGGACAATACCTGGTCCACACCTTGGGTATGGGAATCAATGCGAGACTTGATTCATGTGATATATACTCTATTCAGGAAAGCAGCACCTCTCTCGAAATGGCACCTGTCGGACCTTCGGCAAGGATCTGCCATACGACTACAGACCTGGGTCAGGGAGACCTTCTGCTTGTGGGAGGCCGTGCTTCTCCCTCAAAGGCTTTCAGTGATTGTtgggtcttgaagaagagctcgaaCAGTTGGGAAAAGACATTTGACCTACCTGTTCCTTTGTTTCGACACTCTACCGTCAATTTGCCTGGCTCGTCACTTGCTCTGGTGTTGGGCGGCAAGACAGGGCCTTCCGAAATATCATCGGATtacttcatcttccatcccGTCAGAGGATGGCTCAAATGTGCGGTTTCTGGCGTGTCACCCAACTCTACCTTTGGGGCATTTGCCATAGCCTCGACTAGCCTTGGAAGCAAGAATGGACACTTCGAAGGCCTGTTGGCAGGCGGAATagatggagaaggaaagatcaacaaccagGCCTACTTTTGGACTGTTGATGTTACAACTCACGAG CCAATCATCCATTTTGAATCTGTCCAAAATTATGACCAACACTCATGGGCCTTGTCCGTCTTCGGTGCCCAAACTGCCAATATCGAGTCCTTGAGCTTTGtgtgtggtggtgttggtcaagatccttcttcacAAGGCCAATCCATGGCTTGCCTTACCGTAAAGGGTAAATCACTAGCGGTTCATCTCGTTGATTTGGGAGAAAAGGCCGGGCAACTGCCTTTCATGGTAGGCTCTGCAACTGTTTCATCCGGTTCTCAACTGGTCATCGTAGGCGGAGGAGCTACCTGCTTTTCCATGGGAACATTCTGGGACACCGGTGTTTACAAGATTGATCTTGAAGGTGTCGTATCTGAGATGATTCCCGGCAGAACAATTCATAATAAGCCAGTCGTTGTCGGCTATCAGAATTCACCAAAGTTGACACAGCCAACGACAGACGGTGTCTACCCTGGACCCCAATCCAATGCCTTTATTACTGCAATCCCAAAGATCAAGTTGCAGTCAAAATCTGATTTCGAAAAATTGGTCCAGAATCGAAAGCCGGTCATCATTGAGGGCCTGGACTTGGGTGGCTGCGTGGAGAAATGGAACTCGGAATACGTGATCCAGAGTGTGGGCGAGACCAAAGAG GTTGTCGTCCACGAATGCCAGACTTCGACGGGCAAGATGgacttcaactccaagaatTTCCGTTATGTTACTGAGTCATTCTCATCGTTCATGACTAAAGCCGCCAGAGGAGAAGCGTTGTACTTGCGTGCTCTCTCCGAAGAAAAGCCTACAGAGGCACCGGCAAACCTTGCAGAGGATTTCCCAGGCTTGGCTGACGACTTTCGGTTGCCGGAAGAACTTGGCTCGGTCAAGGATCGGATGTTCAGTTCCGTGCTGAGAATATCTGGTCGAGCAAACATGTGGCTGCACTACGAT GTGATGGCAAACGTTTATACGCAGATCCAAGGCTCAAAGCGGATGGTTCTTTTCCCACCAACTGACGTTAGCCATTTAGCATTTGCACCAGGTGCCTCAAGttccagccttgacatcttTTCAGCCCTAGATACGCATCAACTGGCATCGACCAACCCCCATGAAGCATTCTTGAATCCGGGTGATCTTCTGTTCATCCCAGCTATGTGGTTCCATACGGCCAGCCCAGTTACGGATCTCAGCGTCGCGGTCAACGTTTTCTTCCGGGATCTTGAAAGTGGTTACTCAACAGGCAGAGATGTGTATGGAAACCGGGATCTGGCTGCGTACGAGAAAGGACGCCAAGACATTAGCCGGATTACTAAGAGTTTCGATCGTTTGCCTTCTGAAATCCGCCAATTCTATCTGAGGAGGCTTGCAGACGAGCTGTTACACGAATAA
- a CDS encoding TFIIH basal transcription factor complex helicase subunit, whose amino-acid sequence MQTLDAGGHCVLEMPSGTGKTVSLLSLIVAYQQYMPEKRKLIYCSRTMSEIEKALVELKSLMKYRAEELGYEEEFRGLGLTSRKNLCLHPSVKREKSGAIVDARCRSLTAGFVKEKKERGENVDVCVYHDNLDLLEPHNLIPNGVWSFDDIIRYGEEQKQCPYFTARRMMQYCNVVIFSYHYLLDPKIAERVSKDFSKDCIVVFDEAHNIDNVCIESLSTDITEDSLRKATRGAQNLENKISQMRDTDQEQLQNEYQKLVQGLRDADEARQEDAFMANPALPEDLLKEAVPGNIRRAEHFIAFLKRFIEYLKTRMKVRQVISETPPSFLAHLREHTFIEKKPLRFCAERLTSLVRTLELTNIEDYQPLQEVATFATLVATYEKGFLLILEPFESDTAEVPNPVLHFTCLDAAIAIKPVFDRFYSVIITSGTISPLEIYPKMLDFQTVIQESYAMTLARRSFMPMIVTRGSDQASVSTSFQVRNEPSVVRNYGNLLTEFAKITPDGMVVFFPSYLYMESIISMWQGMGVLDEVWKYKLILVETPDAQETSLALETYRTACCNGRGAVLLCVARGKVSEGIDFDHQYGRTVLCIGVPFQYTESRILKARLQFLRETYRIKENDFLSFDAMRHAAQCLGRVLRGKDDYGIMVLADRRFQKKRTQLPKWINQGLQESDVNLSTDMAVSSARRFLRTMAQPFRAKDQEGISTWGYKDLMEHKEKMDLERIKELEEEAQRPQPAAQENNFEYDDDELDQDMMEMDGF is encoded by the exons ATGC AGACCCTGGATGCAGGAGGTCACTGTGTTCTAGAAATGCCTTCAGGGACAGGAAAGACAGTATCTTTGCTGTCCCTCATCGTCGCCTACCAGCAATACATGCCTGAGAAACGGAAACTAATCTACTGCTCTC GTACCATGTCCGAAATTGAAAAGGCATTAGTAGAGTTGAAGTCTCTCATGAAGTACCGCGCTGAGGAGCTTGGATACGAGGAAGAATTCCGTGGCCTTGGCCTAACAAGTCGAAAGAATCTTTGCCTCCATCCTTCTGTGAAGCGGGAAAAGAGTGGCGCCATTGTCGATGCCCGCTGCAGAAGTCTTACAGCCGGGTttgtcaaggagaagaaagaacGTGGcgagaatgttgatgtctGCGTGTATCACGAC AATCTCGACCTCCTGGAGCCTCACAATCTGATTCCCAACGGTGTCTGGTCTTTTGATGATATTATCCGGTACGGcgaggagcagaagcagtGCCCATACTTTACCGCACGACGAATG ATGCAATATTGTAATGTTGTGATCTTCTCATACCACTATCTCCTCGATCCCAAAATTGCAGAGAGAGTGTCAAAAGACTTCTCCAAGGACTGcattgttgtctttgacgAAGCCCACAACATCGATAACGTATGCATCGAGTCTCTTAGCACAGACATCACAGAAGACTCCTTGCGCAAAGCAACCAGAGGCGCTCAAAATCTAGAAAATAAGATATCGCAGATGCGTGACACAGATCAGGAACAACTCCAGAACGAGTACCAGAAATTAGTACAGGGGCTACgcgatgctgatgaggcaCGCCAAGAAGATGCCTTTATGGCAAACCCTG CCCTTCCCGAAGACTTGCTTAAAGAAGCCGTCCCAGGAAATATCAGGAGAGCAGAGCACTTTATCGCTTTCTTGAAGAGATTCATCGAATACCtcaagacaaggatgaaGGTTCGACAAGTTATCTCCGAGACGCCGCCTTCGTTCCTTGCTCACTTGAGAGAACACACcttcatcgagaagaagccactgAGATTCTGTGCGGAGCGATTGACATCACTTGTTCGGACCTTGGAACTTACCAACATCGAGGATTACCAACCTCTCCAAGAGGTTGCCACTTTCGCAACCTTGGTGGCTACCTACGAGAAGggcttccttctcatccttgaacCTTTTGAATCAGATACTGCTGAAGTCCCCAACCCGGTACTGCATTTCACCTgtcttgatgctgccatCGCTATCAAGCCTGTGTTCGACAGGTTCTACTCCGTCATTATCACATCCGGTACTATTTCTCCGCTCGAGATTTACCCCAAGATGCTGGACTTCCAGACAGTGATTCAAGAGTCGTACGCCATGACATTGGCCCGCAGATCATTCATGCCCATGATTGTTACCAGAGGAAGCGACCAGGCTTCTGTATCAACCAGTTTCCAAGTCCGAAATGAACCTAGTGTGGTCAGAAACTATGGTAACCTGCTTACtgaatttgccaagatcacACCCGATGGCATGGTCGTCTTCTTCCCTTCGTATCTGTACATGGAATCGATCATCAGCATGTGGCAGGGAATGGGCGTGCTCGATGAGGTCTGGAAGTACAAACTCATCCTGGTGGAAACACCTGATGCCCAGGAAACTTCGCTTGCCCTAGAAACATATCGTACAGCGTGCTGCAATGGCAGAGGTGCGGTGTTGCTTTGCGTCGCTCGAGGAAAGGTTTCTGAAGGAATTGATTTCGACCACCAGTACGGTCGTACTGTGTTGTGTATCGGAGTGCCATTCCAATACACCGAGTCTCGTATCCTCAAGGCGAGACTCCAGTTCCTGCGAGAAACATATCGCATTAAGGAAAACGACTTCTTGTCCTTCGATGCGATGCGGCACGCTGCCCAGTGTCTTGGACGAGTTCTACGTGGAAAGGACGACTACGGAATCATGGTTCTCGCCGACCGTCgtttccagaagaagcgTACACAACTGCCCAAATGGATCAACCAAGGCCTACAAGAATCCGATGTCAACCTGAGCACTGATATGGCGGTCAGTAGCGCAAGACGATTCCTTCGGACCATGGCGCAACCATTCCGGGCTAAGGACCAGGAAGGTATCAGCACATGGGGCTACAAGGACTTGATGGAacacaaggagaagatggacTTGGAGAGGATCAAGGAACTCGAAGAGGAGGCGCAGCGGCCACAGCCAGCTGCGCAAGAAAACAACTTTGAGTATGATGACGACGAGCTAGATCAggacatgatggagatggacggCTTCTAG